A window from Fusarium musae strain F31 chromosome 8, whole genome shotgun sequence encodes these proteins:
- a CDS encoding hypothetical protein (EggNog:ENOG41), giving the protein MSPSIAQLPLLGPLVGLSTWTFAMEGLLYWRRTPALSKYGVSFDPETAKKQKAEKLPAFVQWPADNYNNLLEQPTQFYAVMLALSLLNVKDKTMVRLAWGYVGLRVIHSLIHVSYNNLLLRFPTFAASSVVLLGITAKAALELWY; this is encoded by the coding sequence atgtctccCTCTATTGCCCAGCTGCCTCTCCTTGGACCTCTCGTCGGTCTTAGCACCTGGACCTTCGCCATGGAAGGCCTGCTGTATTGGCGTCGAACTCCAGCTCTTTCCAAGTACGGTGTCTCCTTCGACCCAGAGACTGCTAAAAAGCAGAAAGCAGAGAAGCTGCCTGCATTTGTGCAGTGGCCCGCCGACAATTACAACAACCTGCTCGAGCAACCTACTCAGTTCTACGCTGTTATGCTTGCACTCAGTCTGCTGAATGTTAAGGACAAGACCATGGTGCGCCTGGCGTGGGGATATGTCGGCCTGAGAGTTATTCACAGCCTCATTCACGTCTCGTACAACAACCTGCTTCTGCGCTTCCCCACCTTTGCCGCAAGCTCCGTTGTGCTCTTGGGCATCACTGCCAAGGCGGCCTTGGAGCTTTGGTATTAA